The Thermoanaerobaculia bacterium genome includes a region encoding these proteins:
- the ispF gene encoding 2-C-methyl-D-erythritol 2,4-cyclodiphosphate synthase, producing the protein MTRVGLGFDAHPFAADRPLRLGGLDWAEERGLGGHSDGDVLLHAAADAILGASGSGSLGEHFSDRDPANRGRDSAEMLAGAAAVARSKGLVLGNLDATVVGEAPKIAPRRDALERRLAEILGVPRERVSVRGTSTNGMGFPGRGEGLAAMVVVLLESA; encoded by the coding sequence GTGACCCGCGTCGGGCTCGGATTCGACGCGCACCCGTTCGCGGCCGACCGGCCGCTCCGCCTCGGGGGGCTGGACTGGGCGGAGGAGCGGGGTCTCGGGGGGCATTCCGACGGCGACGTGCTCCTCCATGCGGCCGCAGACGCGATCCTCGGCGCGTCCGGGAGCGGGAGCCTGGGAGAGCACTTTTCGGACCGCGATCCGGCGAATCGCGGCCGGGACAGCGCGGAGATGCTCGCCGGCGCGGCGGCCGTCGCTCGCTCGAAGGGACTCGTCCTCGGGAATCTCGACGCCACGGTCGTGGGGGAGGCCCCGAAGATCGCGCCGCGGCGCGACGCGCTCGAGCGCCGGCTCGCGGAGATCCTGGGCGTCCCGCGGGAAAGAGTTTCCGTGCGGGGCACCTCGACGAACGGAATGGGTTTCCCCGGCCGCGGCGAAGGGCTCGCGGCGATGGTCGTCGTGCTTCTGGAATCGGCGTGA
- a CDS encoding 2-C-methyl-D-erythritol 4-phosphate cytidylyltransferase — translation MSLHLLIPAAGGGQRLGTMLPKALVPVGGRPLVSLALSAFEGIPFQSGIVMAPAGHEDSIAAAVGRRFPVRAGGSTRAESVAIGIAALDPGPRDYVVVHDAARPFVTPDEVRLVIAAAEESGAAIAVMTVADTLKRWDGEWISGTLDRREIAAAATPQVFRGDVLRRALEAPPATDEAARCEAVGIRVAAVPVSRRAFKITFPEDLAIAEAMVRG, via the coding sequence GTGAGCCTCCATCTGCTGATTCCCGCCGCCGGCGGAGGACAGCGGCTCGGGACCATGCTCCCGAAAGCGCTCGTCCCGGTCGGCGGACGGCCCCTCGTCTCCCTCGCCCTGAGCGCGTTCGAGGGGATCCCTTTTCAGAGCGGCATCGTCATGGCGCCGGCCGGCCACGAAGATTCGATCGCGGCGGCGGTGGGACGCCGGTTTCCCGTGCGAGCCGGAGGGTCGACGCGCGCGGAATCGGTCGCCATCGGAATCGCGGCGCTCGATCCCGGGCCCCGCGACTACGTCGTCGTGCACGACGCCGCGCGCCCGTTCGTCACTCCCGACGAAGTCCGGCTCGTCATCGCCGCGGCCGAGGAGAGCGGCGCGGCGATCGCGGTGATGACCGTCGCCGACACGCTCAAACGCTGGGACGGGGAATGGATCTCCGGGACCCTGGACCGGCGGGAGATCGCGGCCGCGGCGACGCCGCAGGTCTTCCGCGGCGACGTCCTGCGTCGCGCCCTCGAGGCGCCGCCGGCGACCGACGAGGCGGCGCGGTGCGAGGCGGTCGGAATCCGGGTCGCCGCCGTGCCCGTCTCCCGCCGCGCGTTCAAGATCACCTTCCCCGAGGACCTCGCGATCGCCGAGGCGATGGTGCGCGGGTGA
- the frr gene encoding ribosome recycling factor — protein sequence MVTAIEALKHQYGTLRTGRASAALLDGVMVNSYGTEVPLKQVCSLTVPESNLIVAQPWDPKMCAEIDKAIRKADLGLNPVSDGKIVRVPVPQPTEERRKDLVKRAHHMAEEVRVEIRRFRHEANDALKKMMKDKKISEDDERRGLEETQKLTDKRIAEVDSVLKAKEEEILKV from the coding sequence ATGGTCACGGCGATCGAGGCGCTGAAGCACCAGTACGGGACGCTCCGCACCGGGCGGGCGTCGGCGGCGCTCCTCGACGGCGTCATGGTCAACTCGTACGGCACCGAGGTGCCGCTCAAGCAGGTCTGCAGCCTCACCGTGCCCGAGTCGAACCTCATCGTCGCGCAGCCCTGGGATCCGAAGATGTGCGCCGAAATCGACAAGGCCATCCGGAAGGCCGACCTCGGTTTGAACCCGGTGTCGGACGGGAAGATCGTCCGGGTCCCCGTCCCGCAGCCGACGGAAGAGCGCCGGAAGGATCTCGTCAAGCGCGCCCATCACATGGCGGAGGAAGTGAGGGTCGAGATCCGGAGGTTCCGCCACGAGGCCAACGACGCGCTGAAGAAAATGATGAAGGACAAGAAGATCTCGGAGGACGACGAGCGGCGCGGCCTCGAGGAGACGCAGAAGCTCACCGACAAGCGGATCGCCGAGGTCGACTCGGTCCTGAAGGCCAAAGAGGAAGAGATCCTCAAGGTGTGA
- the pyrH gene encoding UMP kinase: protein MSAPPRYKRILLKVSGEALMGDRPFGIDPDRISRIADEIADVHRKGVDVAVVLGGGNIIRGVTAAASGIDRVTGDHMGMLATVINGLAMQDALEKRDVNTRLISAIEMRQISEPFIRRRALRHLEKGRVILFVGGTGNPYFTTDSAAALRANEIKADVLLKATKVDGVFTADPKVDRAARLLPFLTYRQALEENLGVMDAAAVALCRDNRLPIKVFNLLVPGNIRRVVEGADIGSLVVDEVPAAAGDVS, encoded by the coding sequence GTGAGCGCTCCTCCCCGCTACAAACGAATCCTTCTCAAGGTTTCGGGCGAAGCGCTGATGGGGGACCGCCCGTTCGGGATCGACCCCGACCGCATCAGCCGGATCGCCGACGAGATCGCCGACGTCCACCGGAAGGGGGTCGACGTCGCCGTCGTCCTCGGCGGGGGGAACATCATCCGCGGGGTGACGGCGGCCGCTTCCGGGATCGATCGGGTGACCGGCGACCACATGGGGATGCTCGCGACCGTCATCAACGGCCTCGCGATGCAGGACGCGCTCGAGAAGCGCGACGTCAACACCCGCCTGATCTCGGCGATCGAGATGCGCCAGATCTCCGAGCCGTTCATCCGCCGGCGGGCGCTCCGGCACCTCGAGAAGGGCCGCGTCATCCTCTTCGTCGGCGGGACCGGGAATCCCTACTTCACGACCGACTCCGCGGCGGCGCTCCGCGCCAACGAGATCAAGGCCGACGTGCTGCTCAAGGCGACGAAAGTGGACGGCGTCTTCACCGCCGACCCGAAGGTCGATCGCGCGGCGCGGCTCCTTCCGTTCCTGACGTACCGGCAGGCGCTCGAGGAGAACCTCGGTGTGATGGATGCGGCGGCCGTCGCGCTCTGTCGCGACAACCGGTTGCCGATCAAAGTGTTCAACCTCCTCGTCCCCGGAAACATCCGGCGCGTCGTGGAAGGGGCCGACATCGGGTCGCTCGTCGTCGACGAGGTCCCGGCGGCGGCGGGAGACGTATCGTGA